The Gopherus evgoodei ecotype Sinaloan lineage chromosome 8, rGopEvg1_v1.p, whole genome shotgun sequence genome includes a region encoding these proteins:
- the LRRTM2 gene encoding leucine-rich repeat transmembrane neuronal protein 2 has protein sequence MGLHFKWPLGAPMLAALYAMSMILKLLPALGMACPPKCRCEKLLFYCDSQGFHSVPNTTDKGSLGLSLRHNYISELERDQFASFSQLTWLHLDHNQIATVREDSFQGLYKLKELILSSNKIFYLPNTTFSQLLNLQNLDLSFNQLSSLHPELFYGLRKLQTLHLRSNSLRTIPVRLFWDCRSLEFLDLSTNRLRSLARNGFAGLIKLRELHLEHNQLTKINFAHFLRLSSLHTLFLQWNKISNLTCGMEWTWGTLEKLDLTGNEIKAIDLTVFETMPNLKILLMDNNKLTTLDSKILNSLISITTVGLSSNLWECSPKICELATWLSAFQGRWEHSILCHSPDHTQGEDILDAVYGFQLCWNLSTIVTSMVTSYRSPTTEYTKRISSSNFHMGDKEIPTTAGIVVTTEEHFTEPNNAIFTQRVITGTMALLFSFFFIIFIVFISRKCCPPTLRRIRQCSMIQNHRQLRSQTRLHMSNMSDQGPYNEYETTHEGPFIIINGYGQCKCQQLPYKECEV, from the exons ATGG GCTTACATTTCAAGTGGCCATTAGGGGCTCCTATGCTGGCAGCACTATATGCAATGAgtatgattttaaaattgctgccTGCCTTGGGCATGGCTTGTCCACCAAAATGTCGCTGTGAGAAGCTGCTCTTTTACTGTGACTCTCAGGGGTTTCACTCAGTGCCAAACACCACTGACAAGGGCTCTCTAGGTTTGTCACTGAGGCACAATTATATTTCTGAACTTGAAAGGGATCAATTTGCAAGCTTCAGTCAACTTACTTGGCTTCACTTAGATCATAATCAAATTGCAACAGTAAGAGAAGATTCTTTTCAAGGACTATATAAACTTAAGGAATTAATCCTaagttcaaataaaatattttatttgccaaaCACAACTTTTAGTCAACTGTTGAACCTGCAAAATTTGGACctctcttttaatcagttatccTCTCTGCATCCTGAGTTGTTTTATGGACTTCGCAAACTGCAAACCTTGCATTTACGTTCCAACTCCCTGCGGACTATCCCAGTCCGCCTTTTCTGGGACTGTCGTAGTCTGGAATTTCTGGATTTGAGCACAAATCGCTTACGAAGTTTGGCTCGCAATGGATTTGCAGGATTAATCAAATTGAGGGAACTTCACCTAGAGCACAACCAGCTGACAAAGATTAATTTTGCTCATTTCCTACGGCTAAGCAGTCTGCACACCCTCTTCTTGCAGTGGAACAAAATTAGCAACTTGACATGTGGGATGGAGTGGACCTGGGGTACCCTAGAAAAGCTAGATTTGACTGGAAATGAAATCAAAGCCATTGATTTGACGGTTTTTGAAACTATGCCTAATCTTAAAATACTTCTAATGGATAACAACAAGCTAACCACTCTGGATTCCAAGATCTTAAATTCACTCATATCCATAACTACAGTGGGCCTCTCCAGCAATCTGTGGGAATGCAGTCCAAAGATATGTGAATTAGCCACATGGCTGAGTGCTTTTCAAGGTCGGTGGGAGCACTCCATACTGTGCCACAGCCCAGACCACACCCAAGGAGAGGATATTCTAGATGCAGTTTATGGTTTTCAGCTTTGCTGGAATTTATCAACTATTGTTACATCCATGGTTACAAGTTACAGATCTCCAACTACTGAGTATACAAAAAGAATAAGCTCATCGAATTTCCATATGGGAGACAAAGAAATTCCAACTACTGCAGGCATAGTTGTTACTACTGAAGAACATTTCACTGAACCAAACAATGCCATCTTCACTCAACGGGTAATTACAGGAACAATGgctttattattttctttcttttttatcatttttatagtgttcATCTCCagaaaatgctgccctcccacaTTAAGAAGAATTAGGCAGTGTTCAATGATTCAAAATCACAGGCAACTCCGATCCCAAACACGGTTACATATGTCAAACATGTCAGACCAAGGACCATATAACGAATACGAAACCACCCATGAAGGACCTTTCATCATCATTAATGGCTATGGACAGTGCAAGTGTCAGCAGCTGCCATATAAAGAATGTGAAGTATAA